A single genomic interval of Cucumis sativus cultivar 9930 chromosome 7, Cucumber_9930_V3, whole genome shotgun sequence harbors:
- the CS-ERS gene encoding ethylene response sensor 1 (The RefSeq protein has 1 substitution compared to this genomic sequence) has translation MMESCDCIDAQWPPDELLVKYQYISDVLIALAYFSIPLELIYFVQKSAFFPYRWVLMQFGAFIVLCGATHFINLWTFSMHSKAVAVVMTVAKVACAIVSCATALMLVHIIPDLLSVKTREMILKNKAEQLDREMGLILTQEETGRHVRMLTHEIRSTLNRDTILKTILVELGKTLGLEECALWMPSRNGLSLQLSHALNYQIPVGTNIPINLPVVNEVFNSNRAICVPYTCQLARVRTSVGGRYLPPEVVAVRVPLLNLSNFQMNNWPDGSSRSYAIMVLILPTDSARKWRDHELELVDVVADQVAVALSHAAILEESMRARDQLVDQNVALDLARREAETAIHARNDFLAVMNHEMRTPMHAIIALSSLLLETELTPEQRVMIETILKSSNLLATLINDVLDLSRLEDGSLVLDMGSFNLHAIFKEALDLVKPIASVKKLSMALILASDLPICAVGDEKRLMQIILNIVGNGVKFTKEGHVSIIASVAKLDSLRDWRPTEFYPMQSDGQFYLRVQVKDSGCGIPPQDIPHLFTRFTQLQTRSNKTNSGVGLGLALCKRFINLMGGHIWIESEGPDKGTTAVFIVKLGICNANPNDLSVKQVVPIVNHRSADLHGQRPIFRETGQVSFSSSRYQRSL, from the exons ATGATGGAGTCCTGTGATTGCATTGATGCCCAATGGCCCCCTGATGAACTTCTAGTGAAATATCAGTATATATCAGATGTGCTAATCGCTCTTGCTTATTTCTCCATCCCGTTGGAGCTTATATATTTTGTGCAGAAGTCTGCATTCTTTCCTTATAGATGGGTGCTTATGCAATTTGGTGCTTTTATTGTTCTCTGTGGAGCAACACACTTCATAAACCTTTGGACCTTCTCGATGCACTCGAAGGCTGTGGCGGTGGTTATGACTGTTGCAAAAGTTGCTTGTGCTATTGTATCGTGTGCAACTGCGTTAATGCTTGTTCACATTATTCCTGATCTCTTGAGTGTCAAAACTCGAGAGATGATTCTTAAAAACAAAGCTGAACAACTTGACAGGGAGATGGGCCTTATTCTCACTCAGGAAGAAACTGGAAGGCATGTTAGAATGCTAACTCATGAAATAAGAAGCACACTCAACCGGGATACGATATTAAAAACAACACTTGTTGAGCTCGGGAAGACCTTGGGACTTGAGGAATGTGCGCTGTGGATGCCATCACGGAATGGACTAAGTCTACAGCTTTCGCATGCCTTGAACTACCAGATACCAGTGGGAACTAATATTCCAATTAATCTACCTGTTGTCAATGAAGTTTTCAATAGTAATCGAGCAATATGCGTTCCCTATACTTGTCAATTGGCTAGGGTCAGAACTTCTGTTGGAGGAAGATACTTGCCACCAGAAGTTGTTGCAGTGCGAGTTCCACTCTTAAACCTTTCAAATTTCCAAATGAACAATTGGCCTGATGGCTCTTCCAGAAGCTATGCAATTATGGTTCTAATTCTTCCTACAGATAGCGCTAGGAAATGGCGAGATCATGAGTTGGAACTTGTCGATGTTGTCGCAGACCAG GTAGCTGTTGCACTTTCACATGCTGCAATTCTTGAGGAGTCTATGCGGGCGCGTGATCAGCTCGTGGACCAAAATGTGGCTTTGGATTTAGCCCGAAGAGAAGCAGAGACAGCGATTCATGCTCGTAATGATTTCCTGGCTGTCATGAACCATGAAATGAGGACGCCGATGCACGCAATAATTGCTCTTTCATCCCTGCTTTTGGAGACTGAACTGACTCCAGAACAAAGAGTGATGATAGAGACAATACTCAAAAGTAGTAATCTTCTAGCCACTCTGATTAATGATGTCTTGGATCTCTCAAGACTTGAAGATGGCAGCTTGGTTTTGGACATGGGATCTTTCAATCTTCATGCTATTTTCAAAGAG GCATTAGATCTTGTTAAGCCCATTGCTTCGGTTAAGAAGTTGTCGATGGCTTTGATTTTGGCATCAGATCTACCGATCTGTGCTGTTGGTGATGAGAAGCGGCTTATGCAAATCATCTTGAATATCGTTGGTAATGGGGTGAAGTTTACTAAAGAAGGTCACGTTTCTATCATAGCATCCGTTGCAAAACTGGATTCTCTGAGAGATTGGCGCCCTACTGAATTCTATCCAATGCAATCTGATGGCCAGTTTTACCTGCGAGTACAG GTTAAAGATTCAGGATGTGGTATTCCACCCCAAGACATTCCTCATCTGTTTACCAGATTCACTCAGTTACAAACACgatcaaacaaaacaaatagtGGCGTGGGACTTGGCTTGGCCCTTTGTAAACG GTTTATAAATCTCATGGGAGGTCACATTTGGATCGAGAGTGAAGGCCCCGATAAAGGAACGACAGCCGTGTTCATTGTGAAACTTGGGATCTGCAATGCTAATCCAAATGACTTATCGGTCAAACAAGTTGTACCCATTGTAAATCACAGAAGTGCAGATCTCCATGGACAAAGACCAATCTTCAGAGAAACTGGTCAAGTTTCCTTCTCCAGTTCCCGGTATCAACGAAGTCTTTAA
- the CS-ERS gene encoding ethylene response sensor 1 isoform X1, with protein MMESCDCIDAQWPPDELLVKYQYISDVLIALAYFSIPLELIYFVQKSAFFPYRWVLMQFGAFIVLCGATHFINLWTFSMHSKAVAVVMTVAKVACAIVSCATALMLVHIIPDLLSVKTREMILKNKAEQLDREMGLILTQEETGRHVRMLTHEIRSTLNRDTILKTTLVELGKTLGLEECALWMPSRNGLSLQLSHALNYQIPVGTNIPINLPVVNEVFNSNRAICVPYTCQLARVRTSVGGRYLPPEVVAVRVPLLNLSNFQMNNWPDGSSRSYAIMVLILPTDSARKWRDHELELVDVVADQVAVALSHAAILEESMRARDQLVDQNVALDLARREAETAIHARNDFLAVMNHEMRTPMHAIIALSSLLLETELTPEQRVMIETILKSSNLLATLINDVLDLSRLEDGSLVLDMGSFNLHAIFKEALDLVKPIASVKKLSMALILASDLPICAVGDEKRLMQIILNIVGNGVKFTKEGHVSIIASVAKLDSLRDWRPTEFYPMQSDGQFYLRVQVKDSGCGIPPQDIPHLFTRFTQLQTRSNKTNSGVGLGLALCKRFINLMGGHIWIESEGPDKGTTAVFIVKLGICNANPNDLSVKQVVPIVNHRSADLHGQRPIFRETGQVSFSSSRYQRSL; from the exons ATGATGGAGTCCTGTGATTGCATTGATGCCCAATGGCCCCCTGATGAACTTCTAGTGAAATATCAGTATATATCAGATGTGCTAATCGCTCTTGCTTATTTCTCCATCCCGTTGGAGCTTATATATTTTGTGCAGAAGTCTGCATTCTTTCCTTATAGATGGGTGCTTATGCAATTTGGTGCTTTTATTGTTCTCTGTGGAGCAACACACTTCATAAACCTTTGGACCTTCTCGATGCACTCGAAGGCTGTGGCGGTGGTTATGACTGTTGCAAAAGTTGCTTGTGCTATTGTATCGTGTGCAACTGCGTTAATGCTTGTTCACATTATTCCTGATCTCTTGAGTGTCAAAACTCGAGAGATGATTCTTAAAAACAAAGCTGAACAACTTGACAGGGAGATGGGCCTTATTCTCACTCAGGAAGAAACTGGAAGGCATGTTAGAATGCTAACTCATGAAATAAGAAGCACACTCAACCGGGATACGATATTAAAAACAACACTTGTTGAGCTCGGGAAGACCTTGGGACTTGAGGAATGTGCGCTGTGGATGCCATCACGGAATGGACTAAGTCTACAGCTTTCGCATGCCTTGAACTACCAGATACCAGTGGGAACTAATATTCCAATTAATCTACCTGTTGTCAATGAAGTTTTCAATAGTAATCGAGCAATATGCGTTCCCTATACTTGTCAATTGGCTAGGGTCAGAACTTCTGTTGGAGGAAGATACTTGCCACCAGAAGTTGTTGCAGTGCGAGTTCCACTCTTAAACCTTTCAAATTTCCAAATGAACAATTGGCCTGATGGCTCTTCCAGAAGCTATGCAATTATGGTTCTAATTCTTCCTACAGATAGCGCTAGGAAATGGCGAGATCATGAGTTGGAACTTGTCGATGTTGTCGCAGACCAG GTAGCTGTTGCACTTTCACATGCTGCAATTCTTGAGGAGTCTATGCGGGCGCGTGATCAGCTCGTGGACCAAAATGTGGCTTTGGATTTAGCCCGAAGAGAAGCAGAGACAGCGATTCATGCTCGTAATGATTTCCTGGCTGTCATGAACCATGAAATGAGGACGCCGATGCACGCAATAATTGCTCTTTCATCCCTGCTTTTGGAGACTGAACTGACTCCAGAACAAAGAGTGATGATAGAGACAATACTCAAAAGTAGTAATCTTCTAGCCACTCTGATTAATGATGTCTTGGATCTCTCAAGACTTGAAGATGGCAGCTTGGTTTTGGACATGGGATCTTTCAATCTTCATGCTATTTTCAAAGAG GCATTAGATCTTGTTAAGCCCATTGCTTCGGTTAAGAAGTTGTCGATGGCTTTGATTTTGGCATCAGATCTACCGATCTGTGCTGTTGGTGATGAGAAGCGGCTTATGCAAATCATCTTGAATATCGTTGGTAATGGGGTGAAGTTTACTAAAGAAGGTCACGTTTCTATCATAGCATCCGTTGCAAAACTGGATTCTCTGAGAGATTGGCGCCCTACTGAATTCTATCCAATGCAATCTGATGGCCAGTTTTACCTGCGAGTACAG GTTAAAGATTCAGGATGTGGTATTCCACCCCAAGACATTCCTCATCTGTTTACCAGATTCACTCAGTTACAAACACgatcaaacaaaacaaatagtGGCGTGGGACTTGGCTTGGCCCTTTGTAAACG GTTTATAAATCTCATGGGAGGTCACATTTGGATCGAGAGTGAAGGCCCCGATAAAGGAACGACAGCCGTGTTCATTGTGAAACTTGGGATCTGCAATGCTAATCCAAATGACTTATCGGTCAAACAAGTTGTACCCATTGTAAATCACAGAAGTGCAGATCTCCATGGACAAAGACCAATCTTCAGAGAAACTGGTCAAGTTTCCTTCTCCAGTTCCCGGTATCAACGAAGTCTTTAA